The Mercurialis annua linkage group LG2, ddMerAnnu1.2, whole genome shotgun sequence genome contains a region encoding:
- the LOC126670750 gene encoding lysine-specific demethylase JMJ32, with protein sequence MTETQIESLWQEIRDLNFSTAIDHLNSPPTPLHFLRSYVSPNKPCIISNAISHWPALSLWPNPSYLTTSLSTSAVSLHLTPHGAADSLVPTSPHSLSFASAHVQTLPFPLALDWVLNSEVGESVAYLQQQNDCFRTEYSDGLGCDCDEHIGWATEAFGGLPEAVNLWIGNELSETSFHKDHYENLYAVVSGEKHFLLLPPTDVHRLYVRDYPAAQYSYSQENGEFRLEMEEPVRNVPWCSVNPYPSPEEKESEMAKFPLYFNGPKPFEITVKAGQILYLPSMWFHHVRQSSDDNGCTIAINYWYDMQFDIKYAYFNFLQSIHYERRNSGSDVSISKLRHNSFTGASEVDGLELSEDTENN encoded by the exons ATGACAGAAACCCAAATAGAAAGCTTATGGCAAGAAATAAGAGACTTAAATTTCTCAACAGCAATAGACCACTTAAACTCCCCTCCAACTCCACTTCACTTCCTCAGAAGCTACGTCTCACCCAACAAACCATGCATAATCTCCAACGCCATCTCCCACTGGCCAGCTCTATCCCTCTGGCCAAACCCCTCCTACCTCACAACCTCCCTCTCAACCTCCGCCGTCTCCCTCCACCTCACCCCTCACGGCGCCGCCGACTCCCTCGTCCCCACTTCACCTCACTCCCTCTCTTTTGCCTCCGCCCATGTCCAGACCTTGCCTTTTCCGCTGGCTCTTGACTGGGTTCTCAACAGTGAAGTTGGTGAGTCGGTGGCTTACTTGCAGCAGCAGAATGACTGCTTTAGAACTGAGTATTCTGATGGTTTGGGGTGTGATTGCGATGAGCATATTGGTTGGGCTACGGAGGCTTTTGGGGGTTTGCCTGAGGCTGTGAATTTGTGGATTGGTAATGAATTGTCTGAGACTTCTTTTCATAAGGATCATTATGAGAATTTGTATGCTGTTGTTTCTGGGGAGAAGCATTTTTTGCTGCTTCCTCCTACTGATGTGCATAGATTGTATGTAAGGGATTATCCTGCTGCTCAATACTCTTATTCTCAG GAAAATGGAGAATTTAGATTGGAAATGGAAGAACCAGTGAGGAATGTGCCATGGTGTAGTGTCAATCCATACCCTTCTCCTGAGGAAAAAGAGAGTGAAATGGCTAAATTTCCTTTGTATTTCAATGGTCCTAAGCCATTTGAAATTACGGTTAAGGCTGGGCAAATCCTCTACTT GCCTAGTATGTGGTTTCATCATGTACGACAGAGTTCAGACGACAATGGATGCACTATTGCCATAAATTATT GGTATGACATGCAGTTTGATATCAAGTATGCGTATTTCAACTTCTTGCAATCAATTCATTACGAACGCAGGAATTCAGGTTCTGATGTATCTATTTCCAAGTTGAGACATAATTCATTTACTGGCGCATCTGAAGTAGATGGATTGGAGTTGAGTGAAGATACTGAAAATAACTAA
- the LOC126670177 gene encoding DNA repair protein recA homolog 1, chloroplastic: MDSSLLFPLKPKCKAYPFLQLPSPFHYNSSFELPFNFKVSKVTASKQKSHKIRCQFEPKLNNGSVSPDFDARFLDRQKALEAAMNDINNSFGNGSVTRLGSAGGALVETFPSGCLTLDFALGGGLPRGRIVEIYGPESSGKTTLALHAIAEIQKLGGNAMLVDAEHAFDPAYSKALGVDVENLIVCQPDNGEMALEIADRMCRSGAVDLICVDSVSALTPRAEIEGEIGMQQMGLQARLMSQALRKMSGNASKAGCTLIFLNQIRYKIGVYYGNPEVTSGGIALKFFASVRLEIRSTGKIKSVKGDEDIGVRVRVRVQKSKVSRPYKQAEFEIIFGEGVGQLGCVLDCAEMMDVVIKKGSWYSYGDHRLGQGRDKALQYLRDNPHLYEEIEKKVRSMMADGTVNASSVALSNSSLPIQDENVYDEI; the protein is encoded by the exons ATGGATTCTTCTCTTCTGTTCCCTTTAAAGCCGAAATGCAAGGCTTACCCATTTCTCCAATTACCTTCTCCTTTCCATTACAACTCTTCTTTTGAACTTCCTTTCAATTTCAAAGTCTCAAAAGTTACCGCTTCTAAACAAAAATCTCACAAAATTCGCTGTCAATTTGAACCCAAACTCAATAATGGTTCCGTCTCTCCGGACTTCGACGCCCGCTTTCTCGACCGG CAAAAAGCACTGGAAGCAGCAATGAATGACATAAATAATTCATTTGGAAATGGAAGTGTTACCAGATTGGGCAGTGCTGGCGGCGCGCTAGT TGAGACTTTCCCTAGTGGATGTTTGACTCTAGATTTTGCTTTAGGTGGTGGCCTTCCAAGAGGAAGAATTGTCGAG ATATATGGACCAGAAAGCAGTGGGAAGACCACTTTGGCCCTCCATGCCATTGCAGAAATTCAg AAGCTTGGTGGGAACGCAATGCTTGTTGATGCAGAGCATGCTTTCGATCCAGCATATTCAAAAGCATTGGGGGTAGATGTAGAAAACTTGATCGTCTGCCAACCTGATAATGGCGAGATGGCACTTGAAA TTGCAGATCGTATGTGCAGATCTGGTGCTGTAGATCTGATATGTGTTGATTCTGTATCTGCTCTCACTCCACGAGCCGAGATTGAG GGAGAGATAGGGATGCAGCAAATGGGTTTGCAAGCACGCCTTATGAGCCAAGCACTTCGTAAAATGTCAGGAAATGCTTCAAAGGCTGGTTGTACTCTCATTTTCCTTAATCAAATAAGATACAAG ATTGGTGTATATTATGGCAATCCAGAAGTAACAAGTGGAGGAATTGCTTTGAAATTCTTTGCCTCAGTTCGTCTAGAAATACGGTCTACGGGGAAGATAAAGTCT GTTAAAGGAGATGAAGATATAGGGGTTCGAGTTCGTGTGAGAGTGCAGAAGAGTAAG GTATCACGGCCGTACAAGCAAGCTGAGTTCGAAATTATATTTGGAGAGGGAGTGGGCCAACTG GGTTGCGTTTTGGATTGCGCTGAAATGATGGATGTTGTGATAAAGAAGGGTTCTTGGTATAGTTATGGAGACCACAG ATTGGGACAAGGAAGAGACAAAGCATTACAGTACTTGAGAGACAATCCTCACCTTTATGAAGAAATAGAGAAG aaagttcggtccatgatgGCAGACGGAACTGTAAATGCATCCTCTGTTGCCTTGAGCAACTCATCATTACCTATACAAGATGAAAATGTTTACGACGAGATCTGA